The Hyperolius riggenbachi isolate aHypRig1 chromosome 3, aHypRig1.pri, whole genome shotgun sequence genome window below encodes:
- the SMIM30 gene encoding small integral membrane protein 30, which translates to MAFLGRIFALVCACISLCFVLPGAEAMDEGDAIAILLGLVLTGIGFCACLGFYARSRDGRH; encoded by the coding sequence atggctTTCCTTGGAAGAATCTTTGCCCTGGTGTGTGCCTGCATATCTCTGTGTTTTGTGCTTCCAGGGGCGGAAGCCATGGATGAAGGGGATGCAATAGCCATTCTGCTTGGACTGGTACTTACAGGCATTGGGTTTTGTGCTTGTTTGGGATTCTATGCCAGAAGTAGAGATGGGCGGCACTAA